Proteins co-encoded in one Candidatus Limnocylindrales bacterium genomic window:
- a CDS encoding SDR family NAD(P)-dependent oxidoreductase: MAGEFAGRVALVTGGAGAGIGSHTVRRLAAEGAAVAVVDIHERRCHAVAEEIASELGASVRPYPGDIADRERMQEVVAQVHEQLGPIDVLVNNAAENVLAPIREFSMQDWDRVLDVDLTAAFHLIRLLLPGMIERRRGSIVNVASIAGWLGDANEGREAPYASAKSAMFSLTRSVAFEGGPYGVRCNAVAPGLIWSKFVARYADQFQKEIDRTPLRRFGQPQEVAELIAFLASDRSAFITGEAVNISGGWYMRP; the protein is encoded by the coding sequence ATGGCCGGAGAGTTTGCGGGAAGGGTCGCGCTGGTCACGGGCGGTGCAGGCGCCGGCATCGGCAGCCACACGGTTCGCCGCCTTGCAGCCGAGGGCGCGGCCGTGGCGGTCGTCGACATCCACGAGCGTCGCTGCCATGCCGTGGCCGAGGAGATCGCCTCCGAGCTCGGCGCCTCCGTGCGACCCTACCCCGGCGACATCGCCGACCGCGAGCGCATGCAGGAAGTGGTCGCGCAGGTGCACGAGCAGCTCGGCCCCATCGACGTTCTGGTCAACAATGCCGCCGAGAACGTCCTCGCTCCGATACGCGAGTTTTCCATGCAGGACTGGGACCGCGTGCTCGACGTCGATCTGACCGCGGCCTTTCACCTGATCCGCCTTCTGCTGCCGGGCATGATCGAGCGCCGCCGCGGCAGCATCGTCAACGTCGCTTCGATCGCCGGCTGGCTGGGCGATGCCAACGAAGGGCGCGAGGCGCCGTACGCTTCTGCCAAATCGGCGATGTTCTCGCTCACCCGCAGCGTCGCCTTCGAAGGCGGCCCCTACGGCGTGCGATGCAACGCGGTGGCGCCGGGGCTGATCTGGTCGAAGTTCGTCGCGCGCTATGCCGACCAGTTCCAGAAGGAGATCGATCGCACGCCGCTGCGGCGCTTCGGGCAGCCGCAGGAGGTTGCCGAGCTCATCGCCTTCCTGGCCTCCGACCGCTCGGCCTTCATCACCGGCGAGGCGGTCAACATCAGCGGCGGCTGGTACATGCGGCCTTGA
- a CDS encoding amidohydrolase family protein, which translates to MIDLGYLSFDGDNHYYEPRDAFTRFIEPRHRDKAVRVVRDGSGRERILVGTKPFTFLADMELNFDVTLKPGSLRDYLRYLTGENAGGDDGVKEPVQPAYVNRDARLALMDRQRLESSLLFPTLGVCVEHFMKDDIEQSYANLRAFNRWLDEDWGFDYRGRIFAAPIMSLLDVDEAVRDLEWALSRGARIIGMRPGPQGGRSPADPLFDPFWARVNEARLAVAFHVSESGYNEMMSVHWGEQPNPSSHSQSAFQWCNFYGDRPIMDTVSALIFHNLFGRYPNIRVLSVENGSLWVPYILKAMDKMKGMGRNGPWIGGRWHGRPSEVFRQHIYVSPYHEEDIVALGNLIGMDRVVFGSDYPHPEGLSDPVDFARGLEKLGAAEQKMIMRDNQRRLVGLDS; encoded by the coding sequence ATGATCGACCTCGGCTATCTGAGCTTCGACGGCGACAATCACTATTACGAGCCGCGCGACGCCTTCACCCGCTTCATCGAGCCCAGGCACCGCGACAAGGCGGTGCGCGTGGTCCGCGACGGCTCCGGTCGCGAGCGCATCCTGGTCGGCACCAAGCCGTTCACGTTCCTGGCCGACATGGAGCTGAACTTCGACGTCACGCTCAAGCCCGGCTCGCTGCGAGACTACCTGCGCTACCTGACCGGAGAGAACGCGGGAGGCGACGACGGCGTCAAGGAGCCCGTGCAGCCCGCGTACGTCAATCGCGACGCGCGCCTGGCGCTGATGGACAGGCAACGCCTCGAGTCCAGCCTTCTGTTTCCCACGCTCGGCGTGTGCGTCGAGCACTTCATGAAGGACGACATCGAGCAGAGCTACGCCAACCTGCGCGCGTTCAACCGTTGGCTGGACGAGGACTGGGGCTTCGACTACCGCGGCCGCATATTCGCGGCGCCGATCATGTCCCTGCTCGATGTCGACGAAGCGGTCAGGGACCTCGAGTGGGCGCTTTCGCGCGGTGCGCGCATCATCGGCATGCGTCCGGGGCCGCAAGGCGGCAGGTCGCCGGCCGACCCGCTCTTCGATCCGTTCTGGGCGCGGGTCAACGAAGCCAGGCTTGCCGTCGCGTTCCACGTCAGCGAGTCCGGCTACAACGAGATGATGTCGGTGCACTGGGGCGAGCAGCCCAATCCGAGCTCGCACAGCCAGTCGGCGTTCCAGTGGTGCAACTTCTACGGCGACCGTCCCATCATGGACACGGTCTCGGCCCTGATCTTCCACAACCTGTTCGGCCGCTATCCCAACATCCGCGTCCTCAGCGTCGAGAACGGCTCGCTGTGGGTGCCCTACATCCTCAAGGCGATGGACAAGATGAAGGGCATGGGACGCAACGGCCCCTGGATCGGCGGTCGCTGGCATGGCCGGCCGAGCGAGGTGTTCCGCCAGCACATCTACGTCTCGCCCTACCACGAGGAGGACATCGTCGCTCTGGGCAACCTGATCGGCATGGACCGCGTCGTCTTCGGATCGGACTACCCGCATCCCGAAGGACTCAGCGACCCGGTCGATTTTGCGCGCGGCCTGGAGAAGCTCGGCGCGGCCGAGCAGAAGATGATCATGCGCGACAACCAGCGGCGGCTGGTCGGGCTCGATTCCTGA
- a CDS encoding AMP-binding protein, whose translation MNVLSDLVRERCLILPQARPRIPGDAPQSVAAVLERGLRNCPQREALVGRHSRYTYATLDRAADQAAAALWELGVRPGDRVAACTGNHPDIVIAFLGCMRLGAIWVGINRPLAAPEKAYMLADSEACLFLGERAMCEQVRARRHDVPSLRHVCELEAGDGGCEWHRLLAHATSPAPKVDIDPFAPAAIAYTSGTTGFPKGAVHSQHNLLIPGAVAAATAAYPQGQIQGVLLPLTILNLMVLVPLLAFQIQGCCVCMDRIDAVGVAEWVRSERIGHFAAVPAIYHDLLTNPQVDRNDLATLVRPEVGGAECPPAFLQLYRERFGADVSIGYGMTEAPTAVTRSLGDRPPTPGLIGRPLPQVEIRLLDGDGRDVAPGEVGEICVAPARDGLFAGVYTPMLGYWGKPQETAKALRDGILHTGDLGAVGEDGDLYIRGRRNELILRGGANVYPAEIERVVHQDPRVAACAVLGIPDERLGERVVAAVQLAEGASVTEEELRERCAAELARYKIPERFYFVASLPRNSMGKIVKRDLRTQLGLV comes from the coding sequence ATGAACGTGCTTTCCGATCTCGTGCGCGAGCGCTGCCTGATCCTGCCGCAGGCGCGGCCCCGCATCCCCGGCGATGCTCCGCAGAGCGTCGCCGCGGTTCTGGAGCGCGGCCTGCGAAACTGTCCGCAGCGCGAGGCGCTGGTCGGCCGCCATTCGCGCTACACCTACGCCACGCTCGACCGCGCCGCCGATCAGGCGGCTGCGGCGCTATGGGAGCTGGGCGTGCGGCCGGGCGACCGCGTCGCGGCCTGCACCGGAAACCATCCCGACATCGTCATCGCCTTTCTCGGCTGCATGCGCCTCGGGGCGATCTGGGTCGGCATCAACCGGCCGCTGGCTGCACCCGAGAAGGCCTACATGCTGGCCGATTCGGAAGCGTGCCTGTTCCTCGGCGAACGCGCGATGTGCGAGCAGGTACGCGCGCGGCGCCACGATGTGCCGTCGTTGCGGCACGTCTGCGAGCTGGAAGCCGGCGACGGCGGGTGCGAATGGCACCGCCTGCTGGCCCACGCCACGTCGCCGGCACCGAAAGTCGACATCGATCCCTTCGCTCCGGCCGCGATCGCGTACACGAGCGGCACGACGGGTTTTCCGAAAGGCGCGGTTCACAGCCAGCACAACCTGCTGATCCCCGGTGCCGTTGCTGCCGCCACGGCCGCCTATCCGCAGGGGCAGATCCAGGGCGTGCTGCTGCCGCTGACGATCCTGAACCTGATGGTGCTGGTGCCGCTGCTGGCCTTCCAGATCCAAGGCTGCTGCGTGTGCATGGACCGGATCGACGCGGTCGGCGTTGCCGAGTGGGTGCGCAGCGAGCGGATCGGCCACTTCGCCGCCGTACCCGCGATCTACCACGACCTGCTGACCAATCCGCAGGTCGACCGCAACGACCTGGCCACGCTCGTGCGCCCCGAGGTCGGAGGCGCCGAGTGCCCGCCCGCGTTCCTTCAGCTCTACCGCGAGCGCTTCGGAGCCGACGTTTCCATCGGCTACGGCATGACCGAGGCTCCCACCGCCGTCACCCGCTCCCTCGGCGATCGTCCGCCAACGCCCGGCCTGATCGGGCGACCGCTGCCGCAAGTGGAGATCCGCCTGCTCGACGGTGACGGCCGCGACGTCGCACCTGGCGAGGTCGGCGAGATCTGCGTGGCTCCGGCCCGAGACGGCCTCTTCGCCGGCGTCTACACGCCAATGCTCGGGTACTGGGGCAAGCCGCAGGAGACCGCCAAGGCCCTTCGCGACGGCATCCTCCACACCGGCGACCTCGGCGCCGTCGGCGAAGACGGCGATCTTTACATTCGCGGCAGACGCAACGAGCTGATCCTGCGCGGCGGCGCCAACGTCTATCCGGCCGAGATCGAGCGGGTGGTGCATCAGGACCCGCGCGTAGCGGCGTGCGCGGTCCTCGGGATCCCCGACGAGCGGCTCGGCGAGCGCGTCGTTGCCGCCGTACAGCTGGCCGAAGGCGCATCGGTGACGGAGGAGGAGCTGCGCGAGCGATGCGCCGCCGAGCTGGCGCGATACAAGATTCCCGAGCGTTTCTACTTCGTGGCATCGCTGCCGCGAAACTCCATGGGCAAGATCGTCAAGCGCGACCTGCGCACCCAGCTCGGGCTGGTCTGA